ACCCGCAGCATCAGCTCGCCGCGGTCGGCACGCGCGGTGACGGTGACCCGGGCACGCAGCGCCTGTACGGCCCGGCCGTCGGCGGCGGTGGCCCCGCTGACGGTGTCGCGGCCCCGGTCGTCCGCCGCGGTGACGACGACGTGGTCCTGGCTGTCCACCCCGGCGTGCGCGTCGGCGCCCGGCGCGATCGCATCCATCCCGGCGTGCGCTCCCGCTCCCCGCCCGCCCGCCGCCGCCTCCGACGCCGCGTCGACCGCGTTGTCGATCAGGTTCCCCAGGATCGTCACCAGATCGCGCGACGGCAGCGACGGCGGCAGAACGCCGTCGTCGATGCAGCTGTCCTCCGCGAGGATCAGCTCCACGCCGCGCTCGTTCGCCTGCGCCGCCTTGCCCAGCAGCAGCGCGGCCAGCACCGGCTCGCCCACCGCGCCGACGACCCGGTCGGTCAGCACCTGAGCCAGCTCCAGCTCCGCGGTCGCGAAGTCGACCGCCTCGTCCGCCCGCCCGAGCTCGATCAGCGAGACGACCGTGTGCAGGCGATTGGCCGCTTCGTGCGCCTGGGATCGCAAAGCCTGGGTGAAGCCGCGTTCCGAGTCCAACTCGCCCGACAGCGCCTGCAGTTCGGTGTGGTCCCGCAAGGTCACCACCGTGCCGCGCTGCTCGCCGCCGACGACCGGGCTGGTGTTCACGACGATGACCCGGTCGGCCGTCAGATGGACCTCGTCGACGCGCGGCTCGGACGCCAGCAGCGCGCCCGTGAGCCTGGCCGGCAGACCGAGCTCGGCCACCGGCCGGCCGACGGCGTGGTCGTCAAGACCCAGCAGCTCCCGGCCCGCGTCGTTGACCAGGGCGATCCGCCGCCGGCCGTCGAGCATCAACAGCCCCTCGCGCACGGCATGCAGCGCGGCCTCGTGGTAGTCGTGCAGCCGGCTCAGCTCGGCCGCGTTCATACCGTGCGTATGGCGGCGCAGCCGCGCGTTGATCACGTATGTGCCGAGGCCGCCCAGCGCGAGCGCCGCGCCCGCGACGCCGAGCAGCGCGGCGACCTGCTTGCTCACCTGCTCGCTGATCTTCTGGATGGTGATGCCCGCGCTGACGAGCCCGGTGATCTTCCCGTTGTCATGGATCGGCACCACGGTCCGCACCGAGGGTCCGAGCACGCCCAGGTGTTTCTCGCTGTATGTCCTGCCCTTCAGCGCCTCGTCGATGTGCCCCAGGTATGTCTTGCCGATCTCGCCCGGCTCCGGATGCGTCCACCGCGTGCCGTCCGGGGCCATGATCACGACGAAGGTGACGCCCGCGTCCCGGCGCAGCCGCTCCGTGTACGGCTGAAGCAGCTCGGTGGGCTGCGCGGAACGCGCCGCCGCGATCACCGAGGGGGACCGCGCCACGGCGGTGGCGGTGGCGGTGGACTGCAGTCGCGCCGTCTCCTCGGCCTGGGAGCGGTCGGTGAGATACGCGAAGAGGGCACAGCCCGCCACGATCGCGGCGACCAGCACGACCTGCATCGCGAAAAGCTGGCCGGCGAGGCTCCGGGGCCGAGGTATGCGCATGCAATCAGTCTGCCTGGCCGATTTTGTGTGAACGAAACGAACGTAAGGGTGACCGCCGTCACAGGCTGGTGGATAGTCACGGCATCCATAGGGACATGGACGAATCGGAACGAGGAGGACCCCGTGGCTGGTGGAGCCGTCAGGCGGGACCGTACCCACTATCTCTATATCGCCGTGATCATCGCGGTCGCGTTGGGCATCACGGTGGGCCTGGTCGCCCCCGAGTTCGCCGTTGAACTCAAGCCGCTGGGTACCGGCTTTGTGAATCTGATCAAGATGATGATCTCGCCGATCATCTTCTGCACGATCGTGCTGGGCATCGGATCAGTACGAAAGGCCGCCAAGGTCGGCGCGGTCGGCGGCATAGCGCTCGGCTACTTCATGGTGATGTCGATGGTGGCCCTCGCCATCGGCCTGGTCGTCGGCAACATCCTGCACCCCGGTGACGGCCTGGCGCTGACCGACGCGGTCAAGGAGGCGGGCCAGGGCCAGGTGTCGGCCGAGGCCAAGCCGCCGGTCGAGTTCGTGCTCGGGATCATCCCGACCACGATGGTCTCCGCCTTCACGTCGGGCGAGGTCCTGCAGACCCTGCTCGTCGCGCTGCTCACCGGCTTCGCGCTGCAGGCGATGGGACCTGTCGGCGAGCCGGTGCTGCGCGGTGTCGAGCACATCCAGCGGCTCGTCTTCCGCATTCTCGCCATGGTGATGTGGGCCGCGCCGATCGGCGCCTTCGGCGCGATCGCCGCCGTTACCGGGTCGGCCGGTCTGGACGCGCTCAAGAGCCTCGCCGTGCTGATGCTCGGCTTCTACGTGACCTGCTTCCTTTTCGTCGTCATCGTGCTCGGCACGCTGCTGCGCCTCGTCGCGGGCCTCAACATCCTCACGCTCTTCAAGTACCTGGGCCGTGAGTTCCTGCTGATCCTGTCCACCTCCTCCTCCGAGTCCGCGCTCCCGCGGCTCATCGCGAAGATGGAGCACCTGGGCGTGAGCAAGCCGGTGGTCGGCATCACCGTTCCGACCGGCTACTCCTTCAACCTCGACGGCACCATGATCTACATGACGATGGCCTCGCTCTTCATCGCCGACGCCATGGGCAACCCGATGTCGGTCGGGGAGCAGATCCCGCTCCTCCTCTTCCTCTTCGTCGCGTCGAAGGGCGCGGCGGGCGTCTCCGGTGCCGGGCTGGCCACGCTGGCGGGTGGTCTGCAGTCGCACCGGCCGGAGCTGGTCGACGGCGTCGGCCTGATCGTCGGTATCGACCGCTTCATGAGCGAGGCGCGCGCCCTGACCAACTTCGCGGGCAACGCGGTCGCGACGGTGCTGATCGGGACGTGGACGAAGGAGATCGACAGGACGCGGGTCGACGAGGTCCTGGCCGGGAGGCTCCCGTTCGACGAGAAGACGCTGCTCGACGACGGCCGGGGTGACGCGGCACCGGAGGCGGACGTGGATCTTCCTGAGCCGCGGGAGGAGAACGAGGCGGGCGTGAAGGTCTGACCGCCGGCCGGTAGCGAACTGCCGCTGCTTGTCCGGCGGTTGAGGACCGCCTCTTCCGCTCCGCCCTCCGCCTGCCCCCGTGGCGGAGGGCGGAGCGGTGCGCCACGGTCACGGTGTCCGTGCCCGTGCCCGTCAGGCTTCGTTCGGTTCGGCCTCTTCCGCGATGCGGCCCAGGGTGTCGAGCTTGCTGCTCCACATGGACCGGAGGAATTCGCAGAGCGGTCCGAGGGCTTGCCGGTCGGCCCGGTAGAACCGCTTGGTCCCGTCCCTGCGCAGTGTCACCAGGCCCGCGTCCCGCAGCACCTTCAGATGCTGGGACACCGCGCCGAAGGTGACCTCGAAGCGGGCCGCGATCTCGCCTGCGGGCAGTTCGTCGTTCCAGATCAGCCGGAGAATCTCGCGCCGTCTGGGCTCGGCGACCGCCTGGACCACGTCCATGCCCCAGATTTTAGCCGATGCGGCAATCCGCTCACCCGCCCTGCAGCCCCGCCACGATCTCCCGTGCCCGCTCGGCCCCGACTCCGGCCGAGATCAGCGCCGTCGCCGCCGCCGCACGCCCCGCATCGGCCGGATCCAGCGCGCCGTCGTTCACCGCCTCCATCAGGCCGAAGAGCTGTTGCTCGTGGACGTACGCGCCGCCGGCAGCGGAGCGGTGAACGCGCCCTCGTCCATGCCCTGCTGGAGCAGCTCCAGGCAGGACTTGCGGACCGGGGCCAGACGCTGCTTGATGCCTTCCATTGTCACGCTGCGCTGGGCCAGGGCCACCAGCAGGCGGTAGCGGTCGGCGATCTCCCAGACCGCGAGTGTCGCGCGGGCCAGTGCCTCGGAGGGGTCGCCCACACCTTCGCGGCCGCGGGCGTGCGCCTCGGCGACCGTGGCGACCGCGTCGTCCACCAGGGCCGTGATCAGCGCGTCGCGGCTGGGGAAGTGGCCGTACACCGTCCGGCGCACCACGCCCGCCGCGCGGGCCAGCTGGTCCATGGACGCGTCCGGGTCGCGCAGCAGTATGAAGGTCACCGTCACCGCGGGCATGGTCGGCGGTACGTCCGCGCTCGCCCTGCTCACCCGTATCGACGCCGGATCGGCGTACGGCGACTTCGTGCTGCCGCTCGTCATCCTCGGGCTCGCGATCGGCCTCGCGCTCTCGCCCTGCACGGACGCCATCATGGGTGTCTTCCCCGAGTCCGAACTCGGCGTCGGCGGCGCCGTCAACGACACCTCCCTCGAGCTCGGCGGGTCGCTCGGGATCGCCATCCTCGGCTCGGTGCTGGCCGGTTCGTACTCCTCCCGTCTCGACGATGCCGTGGGAACCAAGCTCCCGGCCGAGGCGCTCGACGCCGCCCAGGACTCGGTCGGCGCGGGCCTCGCCGTCGCACAGCAGGTCGGCGTCCAGGCAGGTCCCCAGCAGGCGAAGGCTCTGGTGGACGCGGTGAACGGTGCATTCTCGGACGCCGTTGCGCACACCAGCCTGGTCGGTGCCGTGATCCTCGGCGTCGGCACGGTGCTCGTCGCCGTACTGCTGCCGCGCCGCGGCACGGCCCGCGAGACCGAGCCGCAGGTCGCGGCCGACGAGGACACCGGGCTCACACGTTCCAAAGATGTACGGACCGCGCCGGACGAAACGGACCGGGACGCCCTGACCCGCAGGCTGCTGGGCGTCCCGGCCCCGGAATCGGACGGATGAGGGTCACTGCTGGACCGGGTTGCCGTCCGTCCCGCAGATGTACCCCGCGACAATGCAGTTGGCCACCCGGCGCTTCAGCTCACCGTCGTCCCAGGCGTTGAAGAAGTCGCCGTGGAAGGTGTAGCCGGGCTGGTCGGTCACATTGACGCCGTTCCTGGTGCCGGCGAGTGTCAGCCCGCCGCCGTTGACCGGCCAGGTGATCAGCAGCTCCAGCCGCGGCACGACCACGGGGTGCGAGGCGGGGCAGGTCTGTCCGGCCGCGTACGCCATGTGGTCCCGGTGGTCGGCACTGTCCAGGTTCTTCCCGTCCCAGCAGGTCGGGAAGTCCAGATAGTTCTCCAGCCTGGTGCCGGGAGGGCAGGTGATGAACTCCCGGCTGGACTCGGGCCGGCCCACGCACGACCAGCGCGCCGCCGGGTTCTGGTCGGGAGAGGTGGCCAGGGCATTGCCGACGACGTAGCGCAGACCGCGCGGATGGGCCACGGCCCGGGCGTGGTCGGTGATGCCCTGGTAGTAGACGGTGACCCGCTCGGGGGCCACTGGAACTCCGTTCTTGTAGAGGGTGGGCGTCCAGTACGAGGAGAGGTCCACCGCGGGCGTGCAGTTGGTGGTGCCGGCGGCCAGCGACTGGAGCGTCGAGGCCGCGTTCGCGGTCCGGTTCCCGTAGAACTCATGGATGTGCGAACGGCCCGCCTGTCCCGGGAAGACGATCGGGTCGTCGCCCCTGCGGTGGCTGGAGAAGCACTCCGCGCGGAATTCGCTGCCGCGCACCGGGGCCGCGGCCTGTGCGACGATCGCGGCCGTCTGGGCGCTGGTGAAGGTGTAGGCGTGGCCGTTGTGGCCTGACATGGCGGGACGGGACGCGGTGCGGCCCGAATCGGTGTCGGGAGCCGCCCGTTCAGTCCTCGCGGTGACCCATCCCGCCGTGATCAGGAAGATCACGGCGGCAAGGCCCGTGAGCAGTCGGCGGAACATTGCGGTCCTCCTTGATTCAGTCGAAGGGGATGCGTACGACGGACTGGTTGCCGACGCCGACCGTGCTGGCACCGCCGCCGATGGCGTTCCACACCTCGATCCGCACCTTGCCGTTCGCCAGATCGCCGAACGCCCCGGTGGCCGACTTGAGGCCCTTCGCCTGGGTGTAGTGCTCCCAGCCGGCGACGGGGTCGGTGGCGAAGTAGCTGTACGTCTCCGTCCGGTCCCAGCTCCCGTCGCCCGTACGGTCGTAACTCACCCTGACCTGCTGGCCGTTGGCGACCGTGGAGCCTGCGTCGACGAACAGGTCGAACTGCGTCGGGCCGCCGTTGTACTTCCTGGTGATCCCGGACGAGGTGAAGACCTGCGGATTGTGCGGGGTGCCGTCGTAGTTGGCGCCGCCCGCCGAGGCGAGGCTCACCGTGGAGGCCGATGCCGCCGCGTCGCCCGCGCCGCCTCCCGTACGCAGATACAGCTGGGAGGAGCCGGAGGGCGGGGGAGTCGTGGGCGGGTCGGTCGTGGGAGGTGTGGTGGGCGGGGTGGTCGAGCCGCCGCCCTTGGTCCAGACGGCGATGTAGTCGACGAGCATGGGGCGGCCGGGGACGGTCGCGGCCGTCGGGGTCTTGCCGGCCAGCGCGTCGGGGAAAGCGCCGCCGATCGCGACATTGAGCAGGATGAAGTAGCCCGCGTGGCTGGTCATGTTCGCCCAGGTCCCGGCGTCCACGCGATTCTCGGCGACGCTGTGGAACAGCTGGCCGTCGACATACCAGCGCAGTTCATTGGGGGAGGAGGAACGGTCCCACTCGAAGCGGTACGTGTGGAATGCGGACTGGCAACTCGCCCCGGGGCAGGCGCGGTTGTTGGCGATGCCGCTGGTCTCGTTGCAGGGGCCGCCGGGGTTGACCCCGCAGTGCAGCACCCCCCAGACGGAGTTGATGCCGTTGACGTTCTCCATGATGTCGAACTCGCCGATGGACGGCCAGTTCCAGTAGTTGCCACGGTAGGGCGCGCCGAGGGCCCAGAAGGCGGGCCAGTAGCCGAGGGCGGACTGGCCGGTCACATTCGGCATCTGGATCCGGCCCTCGATGCGCAGCGTGCCGCCGGCCGGGGCCTTGAAGTCGGTGCGCCGGGTCTCGATTCGGCCGGAGGTCCAGTTGCCCCCGCCGTCCCGGAGCGGAGTGATGCGGAGGTTGCCGGTGCCGTCGAGACTCAGGTTGTCGGGGTTGCCGGTGTAGTTCTGGATTTCGCCGGTGCCCCAGTTTCCCGGCCCGTTCGGGTAGGCATGGCCGAGGTCGATCTGCCAGTTGGCCGACGAGGGCAGGGTGCGGTTGGCGCCGTTGAAATCGTCGCTCCACTGGAGATTCCAGCCGGGCGTGGGCGGTACGTCACCGCGGGCGGAGCCCGCGCCGGTCACAGCGATGAAACCGGCGAGGGCCACGGACATGGCGACGATCATGGTGAGCAGGGGGGTGCGTTTGATGCGGCTCGTGCTCAAGGAACACCTCCGGGAGGGTGGTGCCGAGGGAGTTGAGAGCGCTCTCAAACAGTTTTGTAGATGTAGACAGTCCAGCCGTCAATGGCTGCACATCGTTGACTTCTTGAACGCGTTGCCGGTTTGGGCTGAACCGCTGGTCAGGAGCGGACGGCCGGTTCTGTCCCGTCGATCCCGTCGGCCGACGAGGCGTCAAGCGCCGCCAGTTCCGCGGCACTCAGAGTGAGTCCGGCGGCCGCCGCCGAATTCCGGATGGTCGAAGGCCTGCTCGCCCCCGGGATCGGGATCACGGTCGGCGACTTCGCCAAAAGCCAGGCCAGGGCGGTCTGTTGGGGACTCACGCCGTGCTCCCGAGCCACCTGGTGGAAGGCGGCGTACGGACCTGTCACTTCCCTGCTTTCTCGGTCCGCTCCTGCGCCGTACGGATCCGACGGCCCGTCCAGTGAACTCCGTGAGATCCCGCCGAGTGGACTCCACGGAAGAAAGGCGAG
This portion of the Streptomyces sp. NBC_01750 genome encodes:
- a CDS encoding sensor histidine kinase, which gives rise to MRIPRPRSLAGQLFAMQVVLVAAIVAGCALFAYLTDRSQAEETARLQSTATATAVARSPSVIAAARSAQPTELLQPYTERLRRDAGVTFVVIMAPDGTRWTHPEPGEIGKTYLGHIDEALKGRTYSEKHLGVLGPSVRTVVPIHDNGKITGLVSAGITIQKISEQVSKQVAALLGVAGAALALGGLGTYVINARLRRHTHGMNAAELSRLHDYHEAALHAVREGLLMLDGRRRIALVNDAGRELLGLDDHAVGRPVAELGLPARLTGALLASEPRVDEVHLTADRVIVVNTSPVVGGEQRGTVVTLRDHTELQALSGELDSERGFTQALRSQAHEAANRLHTVVSLIELGRADEAVDFATAELELAQVLTDRVVGAVGEPVLAALLLGKAAQANERGVELILAEDSCIDDGVLPPSLPSRDLVTILGNLIDNAVDAASEAAAGGRGAGAHAGMDAIAPGADAHAGVDSQDHVVVTAADDRGRDTVSGATAADGRAVQALRARVTVTARADRGELMLRVADTGAGVDPADAEEVFRRGWSTHGAGRGLGLALVQQAAHRSRGTVLLAEGPDGGAEFTVRLPLHTAEVQA
- a CDS encoding cation:dicarboxylate symporter family transporter, which translates into the protein MAGGAVRRDRTHYLYIAVIIAVALGITVGLVAPEFAVELKPLGTGFVNLIKMMISPIIFCTIVLGIGSVRKAAKVGAVGGIALGYFMVMSMVALAIGLVVGNILHPGDGLALTDAVKEAGQGQVSAEAKPPVEFVLGIIPTTMVSAFTSGEVLQTLLVALLTGFALQAMGPVGEPVLRGVEHIQRLVFRILAMVMWAAPIGAFGAIAAVTGSAGLDALKSLAVLMLGFYVTCFLFVVIVLGTLLRLVAGLNILTLFKYLGREFLLILSTSSSESALPRLIAKMEHLGVSKPVVGITVPTGYSFNLDGTMIYMTMASLFIADAMGNPMSVGEQIPLLLFLFVASKGAAGVSGAGLATLAGGLQSHRPELVDGVGLIVGIDRFMSEARALTNFAGNAVATVLIGTWTKEIDRTRVDEVLAGRLPFDEKTLLDDGRGDAAPEADVDLPEPREENEAGVKV
- a CDS encoding ArsR/SmtB family transcription factor is translated as MDVVQAVAEPRRREILRLIWNDELPAGEIAARFEVTFGAVSQHLKVLRDAGLVTLRRDGTKRFYRADRQALGPLCEFLRSMWSSKLDTLGRIAEEAEPNEA
- a CDS encoding DUF1996 domain-containing protein, with amino-acid sequence MFRRLLTGLAAVIFLITAGWVTARTERAAPDTDSGRTASRPAMSGHNGHAYTFTSAQTAAIVAQAAAPVRGSEFRAECFSSHRRGDDPIVFPGQAGRSHIHEFYGNRTANAASTLQSLAAGTTNCTPAVDLSSYWTPTLYKNGVPVAPERVTVYYQGITDHARAVAHPRGLRYVVGNALATSPDQNPAARWSCVGRPESSREFITCPPGTRLENYLDFPTCWDGKNLDSADHRDHMAYAAGQTCPASHPVVVPRLELLITWPVNGGGLTLAGTRNGVNVTDQPGYTFHGDFFNAWDDGELKRRVANCIVAGYICGTDGNPVQQ
- a CDS encoding glycoside hydrolase family 16 protein gives rise to the protein MIVAMSVALAGFIAVTGAGSARGDVPPTPGWNLQWSDDFNGANRTLPSSANWQIDLGHAYPNGPGNWGTGEIQNYTGNPDNLSLDGTGNLRITPLRDGGGNWTSGRIETRRTDFKAPAGGTLRIEGRIQMPNVTGQSALGYWPAFWALGAPYRGNYWNWPSIGEFDIMENVNGINSVWGVLHCGVNPGGPCNETSGIANNRACPGASCQSAFHTYRFEWDRSSSPNELRWYVDGQLFHSVAENRVDAGTWANMTSHAGYFILLNVAIGGAFPDALAGKTPTAATVPGRPMLVDYIAVWTKGGGSTTPPTTPPTTDPPTTPPPSGSSQLYLRTGGGAGDAAASASTVSLASAGGANYDGTPHNPQVFTSSGITRKYNGGPTQFDLFVDAGSTVANGQQVRVSYDRTGDGSWDRTETYSYFATDPVAGWEHYTQAKGLKSATGAFGDLANGKVRIEVWNAIGGGASTVGVGNQSVVRIPFD